GCTACGCGTTCGCGCCTGGACTGAAGTCCGGCGCTAGGGTCAAGCGCGGCCAACTCGTGGGCTACTGCGGCGACAGTGGGAACGCCGAAGGGACCGCACCGCACTGCCATTTCGAACTCCATGACAGCGTGGGCGGCGGAGTCCTTAACGCGACGCCGTCCTTAAAAGACGCCGAGAAACTCGAAGCTCCCGTCTACTATGCTCCCGCACCCGACGAAAAGCCGGAGGAAGGTGAAACACGTTGGGACGGCCAGATCGTCCACGTCGACACCGACCGCAAGGTCCTGACCCTCGAGTTCATCGGTGAACTGACGGCGGACGGTACGGCCCGGTCGACGCTCGCCCCGAAGCTGGTCTACGTGAGTCTGGGATCGGGTTGCGCCCTGAACCTCCGGTCTGGACCGGAAGCGTCCAGGGCGTTCAACGATCTCAAGCCGGGCCTGTTCGTTTCGGTATTCGGAAAGGCACCGGGCCCGGACCAGGCGATGACGGCCCGACGTGTGGCGATCGGGCTGTCGGTCGGCGAATAGGTCAGGGGCGGCCCTTGAGGGCGAAGTCGACTTCGAGCATCGCGAGGTCGACGAGTTGGCGGGCTTCATTGATGGATCCGCCATAGGCCCCTTGGACGTGAGTGAGACCGACCTTGGCCCTCTGAAGAGCGGCGAGCGCCTGCTTCATCCGTTCGTGGCTCCGGACGACCTGGTCGTGGGGGTACTTCGAAGCTGGCTGCTCGTTCCCTTTGCCGATCTTCGCGACTTCGGCCTGAACGTCCATCGGCCTCGTCGGCGCGTTCGGTGACCAGACGTAAGCGGCCCGAAGGACGCGCGACGCCAGGTTGTCGATCTCTATCGCCCGGTGGCGGTGTCCGTTGTAGATCGGTAAGGCGTTGCGCATGGCCTTCTGAGCGGCCGCGAGGTCCTTCATGACGACTTGCATCGCTGCATGGTCGGCGTCTTTGGCGGGCGGCGTCTTGTGCCGCTTCTGGCCCTGGGTCGTGACGGGACGGTCGCCTTGAACGACCCGCCCTTTTCGGTTCTGCGCGGAAGCCGACAGGGCTGAAAGTGCCAAAGCTCCGACCAGCGACATCAATAGGATCTTCTTCATTCTCTTCTCTCCAAAACAGGGGCTTCTCCCGTGCCGGAGTGACGCGACCGCCGGAAGAATGTTCACGGGCCCTCGCTCTTTGGGCCATGATCACGTCATGATGCTGGCTGTTTTGAGCTCGGTCCTCCTTTCCGACGGCCCGTTCGACCTGGACGCGGTCGACCCTGAGCGGCTGCGTGCGACCGTCAGCCATCTCTCCTCGATGAACACGAGGAACACGAACACGCCCGAATGCGTGGAAGCGTGCAAGTGGGTGATGTCGAAATTCGAAGAGGTCCCTGCTTTCAAAGGGAACGTCGAACTGATGTCCTATCACATCACGAAAGGGTCGAGGGTCCCCAAGGACCTCGACGTCGTCCAAGTCGTCGCGACGCTTCCCGGCAAGACCGGCCGCACGATCGTGATCGGAGGGCACCTGGACTCGATCAATATGGCCCAGGGTGCCGACCCCTACACGGCTCGCGCTCCCGGCGCGAACGACGACCTGAGCGGGGTTTCTATGACCTTGGAAGCGGCCCGACTGATGGCCTCGAAGCAATGGAACGCGACCATCAAGTTCGTGGCGTTCACCGGCGAAGAGCAGGGCCTCCTCGGATCAAAGGCCCTTGCCGCCAGGGCTAAAGCCGAAAACTGGGACGTCGAAGCCGTCCTGAGCAGCGACATCGTCGGCTCCAGCCAGAACAAACTCGGTCAAAAGGACGATCAGCACATCCGGCTCTTCAGCGAGGAATCGGACAAGCACCAGGGGCGCGAGTTGGCCCGGTTCATCGAGTGGCAGACGCGACAGAGCGTCAAAGGCTTCGGGGTCAAGCTGGTGTTCCGTCGGGACCGCTTCGGCCGCGGAGGCGACCACACGTCCTTTACCGCACAGGACTACGCCGCGGTGCGTTTCACCGAGGTCTTCGAGGAATACGCGTACCAGCACACGATCGACGACCTACCCGAGCACATGGACTTCCGATACCTGGCGAACGTGACGCGGGTGAACCTCGCCGCTTTGGCCTCGCTCGCGGATGCGGGCGAGCCGCCGACGGGAGTCCGCGTCGTCCTTGACCAGTCTGCCGATACGACCCTTAGGTGGACGACAACACCAGGGACGTCCTACACCGTGTTCTGGCGCGCGACGACGAGTCCGGTCTGGGAAGGCGCGTTCGAGGTCGGAGAAGCTTCGACCTACGTCGCCAAGCGCATCAACAAGGACGACCATGTCTTCGCCGTCGGCGCGAGGGGCGGCGTCCCCGTCGTCGCACGCTGACGCGGTCTATCCGTTTTCTTACTCCGGACGGGCGTTTGCCGACGACCTTCCTCCGCCCCGCGTCGCCTCTCGGGTCAAGGCCGTCGGACGGCCTGAAGAGAACGACAATGGACAAAGACAAGAAAATGCCCGCGAACAAGCCGACCACGGACAAGGACAAGAAGCCGATGCACGCGTCGACGCCGAAACGGGACACCGAGAAGAAGTCGTCGCCTTCGAAAGGCGGTAAGTGACGGACATGGACCGACCTGGGCCCCACGATCCGCCCCGTCCCCAGCCACCGAGCGAACCTCTGCACGATCCGCCCACGCCTGGACCGATGGACCCCGTCGAGGATCCTCCTCACCCGGGTCAGGGCACGCACACGCCCGACGATCCGGACCCGCAGGAGACGCCGCAAAGGCCTGACAAGCCTGGTGGCCCTCCGCCACGGGACTGACGGGTTTTGGCCGCCTCGGACAACACTCCAAGGCGGCCTACTCTTCTGTTCTTCGTCGGATCTGACCAAGGGT
The DNA window shown above is from Armatimonadota bacterium and carries:
- a CDS encoding M20/M25/M40 family metallo-hydrolase — encoded protein: MMLAVLSSVLLSDGPFDLDAVDPERLRATVSHLSSMNTRNTNTPECVEACKWVMSKFEEVPAFKGNVELMSYHITKGSRVPKDLDVVQVVATLPGKTGRTIVIGGHLDSINMAQGADPYTARAPGANDDLSGVSMTLEAARLMASKQWNATIKFVAFTGEEQGLLGSKALAARAKAENWDVEAVLSSDIVGSSQNKLGQKDDQHIRLFSEESDKHQGRELARFIEWQTRQSVKGFGVKLVFRRDRFGRGGDHTSFTAQDYAAVRFTEVFEEYAYQHTIDDLPEHMDFRYLANVTRVNLAALASLADAGEPPTGVRVVLDQSADTTLRWTTTPGTSYTVFWRATTSPVWEGAFEVGEASTYVAKRINKDDHVFAVGARGGVPVVAR